Proteins encoded together in one Halalkaliarchaeum sp. AArc-CO window:
- a CDS encoding 50S ribosomal protein L13: protein MSLAEFDADLVVDARDCIMGRVASEVAQAALDGERVAVVNAERAVITGNEESTMETYRKRADLGSDRGPYYPKRPDRIFKRSIRGMLPHKKPRGREAFENVRVYVGNPYEDDPDREAIVLDGTSLDRLSNIKFTTLGEISEELGATVTW, encoded by the coding sequence ATGAGTCTCGCAGAGTTCGACGCCGACCTCGTCGTCGACGCACGCGACTGCATCATGGGCCGGGTCGCCAGCGAGGTGGCCCAGGCTGCGCTCGACGGCGAGCGCGTTGCCGTGGTGAACGCCGAGCGGGCAGTCATCACCGGAAACGAGGAGTCGACCATGGAGACGTACCGCAAGCGAGCGGATCTCGGCTCCGACCGCGGGCCATACTACCCGAAGCGCCCGGACCGGATCTTCAAACGCTCCATTCGCGGGATGCTCCCGCACAAGAAGCCGCGCGGCCGCGAGGCGTTCGAAAACGTCCGCGTGTACGTCGGCAACCCGTACGAGGACGATCCGGACCGGGAAGCGATCGTCCTGGACGGGACGTCGCTGGACCGCCTGTCGAACATCAAGTTCACTACGCTCGGAGAGATCTCCGAGGAACTGGGTGCTACTGTCACATGGTAA
- a CDS encoding 30S ribosomal protein S9, whose amino-acid sequence MVTNTSGKKKTAIARATVREGEGRVRINSQPVELWEPESSRLKMLEPFRIAGEDLRSQVDIDVTVSGGGFSGQADAARTAIARGLVEHLNDAELREAYMEFDRSLLVNDVRQPEPKKWGGPGARARYQKSYR is encoded by the coding sequence ATGGTAACAAACACGTCCGGTAAGAAGAAGACGGCCATCGCCCGCGCCACCGTGCGAGAGGGCGAAGGCCGCGTACGAATCAACTCCCAGCCCGTCGAACTGTGGGAGCCGGAGTCGTCCCGCCTGAAGATGCTCGAGCCGTTCCGCATTGCCGGGGAGGATCTCCGATCGCAGGTCGACATCGACGTCACTGTCTCCGGGGGCGGCTTCTCGGGGCAGGCCGACGCCGCGCGGACGGCCATCGCCCGCGGGCTGGTGGAACATCTCAACGACGCCGAACTCCGGGAGGCGTACATGGAGTTCGACCGTTCGCTGCTCGTCAACGACGTCCGGCAGCCCGAACCCAAGAAGTGGGGTGGCCCCGGCGCTCGTGCACGATACCAGAAGTCCTACCGCTGA
- a CDS encoding HalOD1 output domain-containing protein, which yields MKHNTRRSTSETYGASDVAVIGEAAAVRRFDSDDETDLTTEIVYAIAEARGVDPTEVTSPPLYESVDTVALQNLFFGDRANGAGSNRTLTLEFPYAEFLVRVDSDGTVAVYEG from the coding sequence ATGAAACACAACACGAGACGATCGACGTCCGAAACGTACGGGGCTTCGGACGTCGCTGTGATTGGAGAAGCAGCAGCGGTCCGTCGCTTCGACAGCGACGACGAAACCGACCTGACGACCGAAATCGTCTACGCGATCGCGGAGGCCCGCGGCGTCGATCCGACGGAAGTCACCTCGCCGCCGCTTTACGAGAGCGTGGACACGGTTGCGCTCCAGAACCTCTTTTTCGGCGATCGAGCGAACGGCGCCGGTTCGAACCGGACGCTCACGCTAGAGTTCCCCTACGCCGAATTTCTGGTCAGAGTGGACAGCGACGGAACCGTCGCCGTGTACGAAGGCTGA
- the rpsB gene encoding 30S ribosomal protein S2 codes for MTDNEDAVEVEADDESPTETDTTEEQPADRADEAAEPADSPATDAEETTDDSAGAEDPEEPEEAGTPFDEDVMPDDEADLLIPVEEYLSAGVHIGTQQKTKDMGRFIHRVRDDGLYVLDVSRTDERIRVAADFLANYAPEQVLVTSSRQYGRFPAEKFADAIGARARTGRFIPGTLTNPKYDGYIEPDVVVVTDPIGDAQAVKEAITVGIPVIAMCDSNNQLSNVDLVIPTNNKGRRALSVVYWLLANETLDRRGTDTVYALDDFEADI; via the coding sequence ATGACGGACAACGAAGACGCGGTCGAGGTCGAGGCCGACGACGAGTCGCCGACCGAGACCGACACGACGGAGGAACAGCCGGCCGACCGAGCCGACGAGGCGGCGGAACCCGCCGACTCGCCGGCGACGGACGCCGAAGAGACGACCGACGACTCGGCTGGCGCCGAGGATCCCGAGGAACCCGAGGAGGCGGGCACCCCGTTCGACGAGGACGTAATGCCCGACGACGAGGCGGACCTGCTCATTCCCGTCGAAGAGTACCTCTCGGCGGGGGTTCACATCGGGACTCAACAGAAGACGAAGGACATGGGGCGGTTCATCCATCGCGTCCGCGACGACGGGCTGTACGTACTCGACGTCTCCCGGACGGACGAGCGCATTCGGGTCGCTGCGGACTTCCTCGCGAACTACGCCCCCGAACAGGTCCTGGTCACGTCTTCGCGGCAGTACGGTCGGTTCCCGGCCGAGAAGTTCGCCGACGCCATCGGCGCCCGCGCCCGGACGGGCCGGTTCATCCCCGGCACGCTCACCAACCCGAAGTACGACGGCTACATCGAACCGGACGTCGTCGTCGTCACGGACCCGATCGGCGACGCCCAAGCCGTAAAGGAAGCGATCACCGTCGGCATTCCGGTGATCGCGATGTGTGACTCGAACAACCAGCTGTCGAACGTCGACCTCGTCATCCCGACGAACAACAAGGGTCGGCGTGCGCTGTCGGTCGTCTACTGGCTGCTCGCCAACGAGACGCTCGACCGCCGCGGCACCGACACCGTCTACGCGCTCGACGACTTCGAGGCCGACATCTAG
- a CDS encoding DNA-directed RNA polymerase subunit K translates to MTRQRYNRYEKARILGARALQVSYGAPVLVDTDQSEPILVAAEEYDAGVLPFTVRREGK, encoded by the coding sequence ATGACACGGCAACGCTACAACCGGTACGAGAAGGCACGGATCCTCGGAGCACGGGCGCTACAGGTATCCTACGGCGCGCCGGTGCTTGTCGACACCGACCAGTCGGAACCGATCCTCGTCGCCGCAGAGGAGTACGACGCGGGCGTCCTGCCGTTCACGGTCCGTCGGGAGGGGAAATGA
- a CDS encoding DNA-directed RNA polymerase subunit N: MMIPVRCFTCGNVVGEHWEEFKTRTEEDGEDPAAVLDDLGITRHCCRRMLVSHTDLVDVVAPYQ; encoded by the coding sequence ATGATGATCCCAGTCCGGTGTTTCACCTGCGGCAACGTCGTGGGGGAACACTGGGAGGAGTTCAAGACGCGAACGGAGGAGGACGGCGAGGACCCCGCAGCGGTGCTCGACGACCTGGGCATAACGCGACACTGCTGTCGCCGCATGCTCGTCTCGCACACGGACCTCGTCGACGTCGTCGCACCGTACCAATGA
- the eno gene encoding phosphopyruvate hydratase has protein sequence MTRITSVSLRRVLDSRGNPTVEADVLTESGGFGRAAAPSGASTGEYEAVERPPTEAIAAAREHAVPRLEGQFAGDQRDIDAVLRAADGTDDFSEIGANSAVAISMATAKAAADVLGAPLYQHLGGAFRGDNFPIPLGNVIGGGEHARDATHIQEFLAAPVGAPSVAEAVFANAAVHAAVAEELADRDVSAAKGDEGAWAPAISDAEAFEVMDAAVGTVEDEVGFEIRFGLDVAAAELYDADEEVYVYGDEAKTRDEQIAYVAEMIEEYDLAYVEDPLDENDFEGYAELTERVGVAGTRPSQAGDCLICGDDLFVTNTDRLKTGIDVGAGNSILIKPNQIGTLTDAFDAVELAHRNGYDAVVSHRSGETEDTTIAHLAVATDAAFIKTGTVGGERTAKLNELIRIADDAV, from the coding sequence ATGACGCGCATCACGTCGGTCTCGCTTCGTCGCGTGCTCGACTCGCGGGGAAACCCGACCGTCGAGGCCGACGTGCTCACCGAATCCGGCGGCTTCGGCCGGGCGGCGGCGCCCTCGGGCGCATCGACCGGCGAGTACGAGGCGGTCGAACGACCCCCGACTGAAGCGATTGCTGCAGCACGCGAACACGCAGTTCCCCGGCTCGAGGGGCAGTTCGCCGGCGACCAGCGGGACATCGACGCCGTGCTTCGCGCCGCCGATGGCACCGACGACTTCTCCGAGATCGGTGCAAACAGCGCCGTCGCGATCTCGATGGCGACGGCGAAGGCGGCCGCCGACGTCCTCGGCGCTCCGCTGTACCAGCATCTCGGTGGTGCCTTCAGGGGAGACAACTTCCCAATCCCGTTGGGGAACGTCATCGGCGGGGGCGAGCACGCACGCGACGCCACCCACATCCAGGAGTTCCTCGCGGCGCCCGTCGGCGCCCCGAGCGTGGCGGAGGCCGTCTTCGCCAACGCTGCAGTGCACGCCGCGGTCGCAGAGGAACTCGCCGACCGAGACGTTTCGGCGGCCAAGGGCGACGAGGGCGCCTGGGCTCCGGCGATTTCGGACGCGGAGGCGTTCGAGGTAATGGACGCCGCAGTCGGGACGGTCGAAGACGAGGTCGGGTTCGAGATCCGGTTCGGGCTCGACGTCGCCGCCGCCGAACTGTACGACGCCGACGAGGAGGTGTACGTCTACGGCGACGAGGCGAAGACGCGAGACGAACAGATCGCGTACGTCGCCGAGATGATCGAAGAGTACGACCTCGCGTACGTCGAGGACCCCCTCGACGAGAACGACTTCGAGGGGTACGCGGAACTGACCGAACGGGTCGGCGTCGCGGGGACTCGGCCGAGCCAGGCAGGCGACTGCCTGATCTGTGGGGACGACCTATTCGTCACCAACACCGACCGGCTGAAAACCGGCATCGACGTCGGCGCGGGCAACAGCATCCTGATCAAGCCGAATCAGATCGGAACGCTCACCGACGCGTTCGACGCCGTGGAACTGGCCCACCGGAACGGCTACGACGCGGTCGTCTCTCACCGCTCCGGTGAAACCGAGGACACGACGATCGCCCACCTCGCCGTCGCGACCGACGCCGCGTTCATCAAGACCGGAACGGTCGGCGGCGAGCGAACCGCCAAACTCAACGAACTGATCCGCATTGCGGACGACGCAGTATGA